cattcttctcaagctcacatggaactttctccagaatagaccacatattgggtcacaaatcgggtctgaactgataccaaaagattgggattgtcccctgcatattctcagaccataatgccttgaaattagaactcaatcacaacaagaagtttggaaggacctcaaacacgtggaggttaaggaccatcctgctcaaagataaaagggtcaaccaggaaattaaggaagaattaaaaagattcatggaaactaatgagaatgaagatacaaccgttcaaaatctttgggatgcagcaaaagcagtcctaagggggaaatgaGTTCCTCAGAGAAAGAGAACTATCAGGATGGATGTGTAAACATAtacttgtgtatatatatatatacacgggTGTGTATATGTCATATAacatatttaatgttaaaaaaaacatatttaatgttACAATATGTTTTGAATTCATCTGTTTATTGCTTGTGGCTGTCTCAGACCCTTAAGTACATCTCATCTGCATGCAGTCCCTTTGACCAGGAAAGGGAACATAGTCACAGGCTCTGGATAAGGGCATCTCAGGTAGAACAGATTGGCATGAGTCATTAACACCAATAATTGTAAACTAATAAAATGGAACCCCAGGGTCTCATTGTCAGTGTTGATGTGTACAAAGTGTCTCTGTAACTCCTCTGGAGTCAGTGTTTCTCTCTGGCTGTGTGAAAGAGCTGTGTGCCCAGGCTGTACCTGCCCTCTTCCCTGAAAGGTGTCTATTCCTTGTAATGACAGCCCTCTCCTCCTGGTCACAACCACACTTCTCTCTGCAGGCACGGGAGAGAGAGGTGCATTCCTGATCACCAACTGCACACACATGCAGATTGTAATAGATTCCTGCTTCAGCACTTCAGGACACTGTGGCTGGGGACAAATAATCTCTTGCATTTTCTACTTTTCAAAAATGTGAATAGTAATAGATGTGGGTCATATCTAAATGTGCAGAAATAATAATTTGAGGGTAGAAAAGTGAGTGCACAGGAAACCCTTCCCACAACATTTGGCAAACAGCAGGCCCTCATATGTGATAGCCATTCTTAGGTTTATTATTATAGAACATACGCTGCTTGCAACTCAAATATCTGGCCACAACTTTTAGTAAGAATTTAtacttacatatacatatatatatacatatatatatatatatacacacatatacagatgTATACAATGTAGATGAGAAATGTTGGAATGAAGGAGTCGCATGGAGATCTGTCTGACTCAAATCCTAAGGTTCTGGaaaccatatatttatttatacacacacacacacatacgtatatatacacataaacatatatacacatatgtatacatatatatgtgtatatttgtatgtgtgtatgtatgcacatgtgtatatgcatacatttgtatatgtgtgtgtgtgtgtgtgtgtgtatagtttcCAGAACCTCAGGATTGGAGTCAGACAGATCTCCATGCGACTCCTTCATACCAACATTTCTCATCTGCATTAAGGGTGTGATCTTCACATAGCCATCTCTCTCTGTGCCATCTTCACATAGCACTGTACCCTCCAACACATCCCCCATATAGAGTCAAGTAAAACACAGGAACGAGAAATTGATGTTTTACTGAAAGTAATGTGAGGCAATAGGAAAAAGAATTTCCATAAGTTATCAGAATGCGATACCCTTTTAACATTCTGTATGTTCTTAGGTAAACACTGAACCTTCTCCCCTaccccatctctgtctctgttcctctgtctctctctttctccactttGCATTTTAGACATCTGTCACTCAACTCATATCAACATTGAAAACTGCCTAGGGTCTATCTCCTTCAAAGACAGTGCGAAACTATAAACAGTCAACCATCTCCTTGGAGACAAATAGTTTATGTTCTTTTGtgcatttgttataattaaaagataataCTTATAAAACACTGGACACAtgatgggattagcactgggtgttatgctatacgttggcaaattgaactccaataaaaaaatgaaataaaataaaaataaaacattggacACAGTGCCTGATAAGAAAAGCCTCAATGCGggtggtatttattattttttaaaaagatttttatttatttaatcatgaaagacacagagagagaggcagagacacaggcagagggagaagtaggtcccctgtggggagcctgatgagcaatgcaatcccaggacccctgggacttgtattgacctgagccaaacacagaggctcaaccactgagtcacccaggtgccctatggtgctatttattattatgcttatttttgtttattcttttcatgGCAGAGAGGAAGGTCCTTCTTTGCTTCTCCACTCAAGAAGAACCATTGACATTAGTGCCCAGACACATCCATGTGATGCCCCTACCAGTCCATAGGTAGATAACACATTCTTAGAAAGAAGTAATATGAGGGGGTTCATCACATGGGGTCAAGAATAAGAGATAATGATTGCTAGAACCTATGCAAGAGTGAGGAAAACCGTGGTAGAAAAACAAATACCTAGCCTGCTCCAACACCTATGGATGCATCCATCAATACCTATGCAGTATTTTCATATACTGATCCCTACAAAACTCCTATGGAATGAGTCCTTATTATTCGCAGCACTTCTGTCATATTTCCTCACCACAATATTTCCTCTAGCTGTCAGGAGCTAAGGGGACTGAATTTTCTCTGGAAGCTTTTCTTTATGGCATTCTTGAGCTCCTTATTCCTGAGGCTGAAAATGATTGGGCTGAGAAACGGGGTGAAGACTATATAGGTGGTGGCCATTAGAGTGTTACTGTCCGTAGAATGGGGGCCCTTGGGCTTGAGGTAGATAATGGAGGCAAAACCATAGTGCACAATGACCACAGTGAGGTGGGAAACACACGTGGAGAAGGTCTTGTGTCTGCCCTCAGCAGACGGGATCCTCAAGATGGCAGCCACGATGAAGACATAAGAGAGGACAATGAGGGATAAGCAGCCCATCAGAGCTGAGACACACACCAGAATCACTCCCAAGGTGACAGAGAATGTCTCCTTCCCACAGGCCAACTGTAGGAGGGAAAGCACATGGCAGGCAAAATGGTGGATCACGTTAGACCCACAGAAGGTGAGATGAAAAACTATCAGGGTCACCATCATCCccatgactgagccaccagcccAGGTCCAGGACACGAGGCGGGCACATCCACGGGGGCTCATGAGCACGTTGTAGCGCAGGGGGTGGCAGATGGCCACGTAGCGGTCATAGCCCATGATCATGAGCAAGAAGGAATGGGTGAAGCCAAACGTGAAGGAGAAgaacatctgggtggcacaggccACAAAGGTGATGGAGCGGTGGCTGGAGAGCATGTCAACCAGCATGCGGGGGGTGAGGGTAACAGTGAACAGAATCTCAGAGATGGACAGGGCACACAGGAAGAGGTACATGGGCGTGTGCAGGCTGCGCTCACTCCAGACAGTAGCCATGATGAGCAGGTTCCCCAACAGCGTGAACAGGTACATCAGCAAGTagaacagaaagaaggcaggcaggagaTGCTGTGGGAAGGTGGAGAAGCCCACGAGGATGAATTCAGACACCATGCTATAGTTCTGACCAGCCACGGAAGCTGCATCTGCTGAGGCCAGAAAGGATATGAAGATACATGGTTTATTCCATGAAGGACAAGGATGAGACAGTGTCAGAAAACCTACGTGTGATTAGTCACATGAATAAACCAAAAAGGAAATGCCATGAATTATATCAATCCAGGCAGCAATCCTGGATTACCAAATTTCAGTTCCTATTTATGATTTGAAAGTTGATagataattgacatgtaacattgtattATTTTAGATAAATAGCATGAtgattaatatatgtatatatcttaaagatttttttaaaggattttatttatttattcatgagagacacagagaggcagagacacaggcagagggagaagcaggctccatgcagggagcccaatgtgggactcgatcccgggactccgggatcacaccctgagccaaaggcagacgctcaaccgctgagccacccagggaacccttaaagatttttaaaaagctttttctaAACCTGAAACCGACTGAGACTTTCTTAACTAAGAATATATACTACAAAACTATCAAATAGTATATGATGTGGGAATTTATCAATGCATTATTTCAGAATCAGGAATAAGCAAGGCCACTCACTGTCTCTGCTGCTCATTAGGTGGGCACTGATAGCCTGGAACAGTACTTGaggaaagatataaaaagaaggaGTATCTGGATTGGAAGGGAAGAGGCGTGATCACCTATctagaaaagtaaaagaatgaaggcacaatatattaaaacaaagaaagaacacaagctgAAGAAGACTAGATCATCTTCCCAAACTCATAGTATTTCTCATAGAATTATACCAACAATAATCATGCAAAACAtagaatttaaggaaaaagtaaGATAACATTACCATTAGTGACACAAACTATAAGGAGACAGCTCTCAAATATTTTGGCctgaggatttttcttttcttttcctttttaacaaagacttttgtttatttatttatttgagtgagagaatgagagacagcctgatttggggaagggcagagggagagggagaaacagactccccactgaactgggagtccaacgtggggttcaatcccagggatcatgatctgagccaaaggcagacacttaaccaactgagctatccaggagcCCCTGGCTTCAGGATTTCTTTATGCTAGAAAATTATTGAGTCCACTAGAAAGCTTTTGTTTGAATAAGTTATAACACTCCATTCTTACCATATTAgaattaaaacagattttttgaaaatatttagttattAACACATTTTACAGAACAATAACCAACATTTGATTCAACCTAAAGGAACAGTGTAATGtcaatataattaacattttaggAAAGTAAttccatcttttaaaagattttatttgtttgtttgacacagagagagagagtacaagcagagggagtgacaggtggagggagaaggagaagcaagctctgcactgagcagggggctcaatcctaggacacCCAGAActagacctgagctgaaggtagacacttaaccgactgagccacccaggcaccccagaaagtaactgcatttaaaaaactcatttagTGAGAGTGtggctttgttttatattttaacaagttTGTCCAATGCTGGCTGGGTGGGACACAAGACAATGTCTGTATCTATTCCTTCATTCAGCCTGTGGCTATATGCAGTTTTTAGTTGAACATATGACAAAAACACAGCCTCACCTTCATTGGAAAAGTGAGGACCTAATGGCCCCTAGAAAGAGtctctgggaccccagggtcctcATATCACACTTTGAAAACCTCTgttataaaatatctaggaattaGCCAAACACATGCAATATCTCCAAGGATAGAAGTTTTACCACTGATAGATATGTAGAAGACGGTCTGGATACATGAAAAACATGAAAGCCAATGTGCTCTCTTGGATGGGATGAGTTAATGTAACAATTATGTCAGTTCTTCCTCCAAATTATACCCAGTGCAACTGCATTTACAATTTAAGAAgttagggacgtctgggtggctcagcagttgagccactgccttgggctcagggcgtgtcctggggtcctgggatcgagtcccacatcgggctccttgcagggagcctgcttctccctctgttatgtcttcacctctctctgtctttcatgaataaataaataaaatcttaaaaaaaaacaatttggggatccctgggtggcgcagcggtttggcgcctgcctttggcccagggcgtgatcctggagtcccgggatcgaatcccacgtcgggctcccggtgcatggggcctgcttctccctctgcctttgtctctgcctctctctctctgtgtgtgactatcataaataaataaataaataaataaataaataaataaataaataaacaatttaagaAGTTAAATTTAAGGGGTATCTGGGTTGTGcttgtctccttccctctgcaCCTCGCCCACTcgttcacacacacactctctctctctctcaaataaataaatttgataaataaataaataaataaataaataaataataaataaaaatggaatacaCAAGAGAGATACAAAGATATCTATCCTCATATTGAGACTCACTTATAGActcagaataattttaaaaattgtgagcctagggatgtctgggtggcgcagttggttaagtgtgtctgccttaCGCTGGGGTCATGATACCACGGTGCTGGGGTCCAGCTCGCTGCTCAGTgactcctgcttctcccctgcttgtgctctcttactctctctctgtcaaataaataaaatcttcaaaaaaaaaaacaattatgagCCTAGAACAAACATGTATCATATGTATGATACTGGATAACGCTGGTTGGATACCTCAGAGATATCCCTGCCTAATTCAAAACCCAATAAGTGGTAAAGGTGGCAGCACAATCAAACAGAAAAAATGGATTGTTTACTGGTTTGTGGTGGGAAAATGGTGATTTTGTGAAACGGTGTAAACCTGAGTTTGTGATTGTACACAAAGGTAGAATCCAGATGGATTTCACCCATAGAAGGGAATATGAGGTATGTAGGAGAAGGTGCAGGAGAACAACTTTGTGAACTAAGAGTGATGAAGTACTTTTAAGCAAACCTCAAAAACACAGATGGGAAggtgattttaaaaagacaagaaaaaaaattttaaataaataaataaataaaaagacaagaaatgggTATATgaaggttttatatatatgtcattcatatatatatgaaggttTGTATATAAAGAAAGCATTTGAATTTTATAAGCATATCTTCTGTAAGAGCTGATGCCATTCTCACTAGTAAATGTTACTGAttggaaaatgaaacagaaatgaacTTCCCCAAAGAATTTGATCAAAAAAGGATGTCCCAGATCCATGAACAGGTATGTGGAAATTAGGAAAAGAGCATTTGTGTTGCTGAAAAGTGTCCTGGGAAtactatctaaaataaatacgAAACCAGTAACACTAAGGAGACCTCAATACAGAAATGAGCCAAGGACATGAGCAGAAAACTCACAGAAGGAGGCACACAGACACGTGAAAGGATGGTTTTCAGGTAAGGAAAGAGCTGAGGAAACGACCCTTGACTTTCACTATATACCTCTTCATTTCCCTGGATTAGAAAATGCCCAATGCAGGTGGAAATATGTGGAGAAAGCACTTCTCAGGGATGCTGGTGAGAACCGAGAATGGAGAAGCATAGACCACATGGGCTGTGTGCACCAGACATGTGCTCGGGACCATCTATCTCCATTGTCCCACCTGTCTGAAGGGAGCAAGTCGGAGGATGGTTCTGTAGCATTGCCTGTAGTGGGGAAATGGACAAGCCTGTCTGGGAATCGAAATTGGGAAGAGGGCAAGTCGCATGGGCTGAATGCAAACAGCAGAGCCCCAGGCAGCAGTTCAATGCACACATGGCAGCATAAATGAACCTGTAAAATGATCTTCAGTGAATGAAGCAAAAGCAGATGAACACTCCAGGGTAATTCCATTTGGGCACATGACAACTAGAGCACCTGAAATTATTCTGGATGATGCTGTAACAGTATCTACATGTCactatacatttgtccaaacccacagattATGCAACACAGACAGTGAACTCCTAATGTAACCTGTGGGCTGAGTTAATAATAATTAACTGGTTTACCAACTGGGACAAATGCACCACACCGATACCAGATTGGACAACCTTTAGCAGGCCTCaacccaccagatgccagtagcatccctTCCCTCTCCATGAGATGTGACATCCAAAAGTTCCTCCACACATATAGAAACACTTCAGGAGAGCGGGGACAGATTCAGGCCCAAACAAGAATGCTGACTTAGAAGATGCAAAGAGCAGTAGGCTGGGTGAAGAATCCAAGCCCCAGAATGCACAACCTGAGAAgaccccactcccacctcccccacACACAGCAGCTGCCCAAGGCTGAGAGCTTGTCTAGTGACCCTTCTCCTAAACCCTGTTCCCATCCTGAGATGGGCCTTGCTCCCCACAACTCCGAGTATTGCCACCTACCCTGTAGCCTCCTGGTCCCCTCAGCCTGGGCTGCCTGTTCCAGGAAGCAGCCAGTGGGGGAGAACAGAAGAAGCTCTCCTGCCTGATGCTGTCAGCAGCAcacaggggcaggtgtggggCCAGACCTCAGGGCTCCTGGAACTGATGCTGTGTGCTTTAACCTGGCTGTAGCTTCCCAGCAGGCTGCTCCccaggggctccctgggacaccaACCTGCAAGGGCTGCCCTCAGGGTCTGGAGGGGCCAGGAGGATCATCAGAGGGCCTCCAGGGACCTGCTGCCTCTACTCCTTCCTCCAACACTCCAACACAACCAAGGTTCCCTGCTGTCTCGCTCTGCCCAGAGAGCCCCAGCCCCCACTGAGGACTGGGACTCCCAGTCTTGGGGAAGATAGGGGTGAATTAGATGCTGGATTAATCCCCTTTGGGTCAAAGTAGGGTCAAAGGGAAGGC
The nucleotide sequence above comes from Canis aureus isolate CA01 chromosome 19, VMU_Caureus_v.1.0, whole genome shotgun sequence. Encoded proteins:
- the LOC144289309 gene encoding olfactory receptor 10H3-like, encoding MVSEFILVGFSTFPQHLLPAFFLFYLLMYLFTLLGNLLIMATVWSERSLHTPMYLFLCALSISEILFTVTLTPRMLVDMLSSHRSITFVACATQMFFSFTFGFTHSFLLMIMGYDRYVAICHPLRYNVLMSPRGCARLVSWTWAGGSVMGMMVTLIVFHLTFCGSNVIHHFACHVLSLLQLACGKETFSVTLGVILVCVSALMGCLSLIVLSYVFIVAAILRIPSAEGRHKTFSTCVSHLTVVIVHYGFASIIYLKPKGPHSTDSNTLMATTYIVFTPFLSPIIFSLRNKELKNAIKKSFQRKFSPLSS